TAGCCTGGATAGCCATCAGTGCCGGAGCAGGCTTGTTGCATTACCTGTTGCAAAACCACCTGTTGTAGTTCCCGTGCTATATATGCCAGACTCCGAAGTCTGATAACCTTGCTATATATGACAAAAGGCTTTCACAACTGCTGCTGAGCGGGCTATATATAAATCGCCTCGTATGCCTTTCCCGAAGCGCTGGAGCCAAGAGGCAAAGTGGTTGAAGCTACAGAAACCGGTTGGCAGCGGGTTTCATTTCAGCGAACGGTATGGCAGGAACCTATGCATAGCCTAACTGAAGCTAGCTGACCAACCGCCGTTTCAGGTGATATATGGCACGGAGGTGGTGGTTGAAGTGGTCCTGCAGGAAGGTGAGGGTCTGGGAAATGGTGAGGGGCCTGCGTTGGGGTGCCTGAACAGGCACTTGTCCAGGTGCTGCGGGGGGATATCACTCAGCACGTCTTCCAGCCTGAAGCGGATATCGTCCCACTCCTGGCGCAGCGCCGGCAGCGCGGCCCGGCACGTCGGCCACCACGGGGGGCTTAGTACCGCTTTCCTGAATGCAGCGCGAGTTTGAGCAGCAACGACCTGATAGGGTGGGAGAGGGCAACGGGCCGGAGATTATCCTGTTGCGCCAGTTTATGCTGTACGTACTGCATCGCCTTCTTGGCTACGAGCAGTGAATGGGCGATGTGCTGGGCGATAGACCATTTGCCTCCCGCCTGCGGGGTATTCAGCAAGTCATCATCGACACCCTCCAACTCGTTTAGGAGGCAGGTACTTTGTCTCCGGTTAGTGATTGATAAGCCGAACGGATCGTGACGCCTCTGTACCCATGCGCCCGGGATTGGAAACCTCATGTTAAATCTAATATATGGACAGATGATTTCAAAAAGCGAACCCCGCACGTAAAATCCTATCGGAGGTGAGGCAGATTTAGATGCGGCCCGGCTTTTACGGCTGCGCAATTGTGCCGAACTTGCCCCTGACTTAAACTATGCGCTCATGAAAAACGATCCCATGGGAGCCGCCATGCTCGATTACCTGAACGGCGATGCCGATGCCGGGGTGGTGGTGATCAGCAGTCTGACAGAGGATGATGTGATGCCGGCTTATTACCTGTTCAGGGATGTGGCGGAGATGCCCGAACTGGAACTGCTGGCGCTGGAGGCTTGCCGTGGCAACACACTGGACGTGGGGGCCGGGGCGGGTAGCCACAGCCTGGCGCTGCAGGAGCAGGGCAAGGAGGTGACAGCCGTCGATTTCTCCGCAGGGGCGGCCGAGGTGATGCGGCGGCGGGGCGTGCGGCAGGTGCTGCACCAGGATGTGCTGGAACTGAAAAACGGTCAGTACGACACGCTCCTGCTGCTGATGAACGGCATCGGCATCGCGGGCAACCTGATGGGGCTTGTCCGCTTCCTGAAGCACCTCAGAACGCTACTGAAGCCAGGTGGCCAGATTTTGCTGGAGTCTTCGGATATTTTATATATGTATGAAGACGAGGACGGCTCGGTGCTCCTCGACCTGAACGCAGGCTATTATGGCGAGGTGAAATACAATATGACCTACAAAGACCACGAGACCGGCTGGTTCAACTGGCTTTTTATCGATGCCGCCATCCTGGAGGACTATGCCGTGGAAGAGGGTTTTGAGTTTGAACTGCTGTATGAGGGCGAGCACGGCAATTACCTGGCGCGCCTCTGGCTTTCATAGTTCTGTAAGCAAGCATTTCTAAATATAAGCCCCATATCTATATATAAGCCATATACAGGGCTTTCGCAAAAGGAAGAATCATAAGTTGAACCGGCCGTTGCCATGTGCTTTTATACAGCTTCAGTCTTCCTATATATCCTGTGTGGAAAACCTGAGCCTGTTCGTGTCCTTGCCCGGTAACCGGCGGTTGCAGCGATGGGTTTTCGTGCCACTTCCATCACAGGATTCCCTTTCTCCCCATCCCGGAAGCCAATGCGCCGTATTAGAAAATACGCCCCCGCCTGAGGAGCGGGTACCTGAACGGTTTTCTATTCAGCCTATGAAAAAATCATTCAAGACCAACTGGGAGATAACGAAGCAAACCTGTAAGGACTTTATTGACGATAATCCGCTGGATTATGCGGCCATCATTGGCTTCTACACCATCTTTTCGCTTCCGGCGGTGCTCATCATCACCATCCGGATTGCGGGGGCCGTGTTTGGCGAGGAGGCGGTGCGCGGGCAGGTGGTGGACCAGATTGGCGGCGTGGTGGGCCGCAACAGCGCAGAGCAAATCCAGAGCATCATCGAGAACGCCAGCCGGTCAGACGCCACCACCATCGGCACCATCGTGGGCGTTGCCACAATGATTTTCACGGCCACCACCGTTTTTGTGGCCCTGCAGGATTCAATCAATGCCATATGGGAGGTAAAGGCCAAGCCGGAAAAGGGCTGGTGGAAACTGGTGGTGGACCGGGTGCTCTCGCTGGCGCTGGTAGTCAGCCTCGGTTTTCTGCTGCTGGTGTCCCTGTCGGTTGATATCGTGATGGGGGTGATATACGATTACCTGCGGGAGCAACTGACAGGCGTTGCCGTATATCTGGTAACGGTCGGAAACGTAATCATCTCCGTACTGGTGTGTGTGCTTATTTTCGCTACCATCTTCAAGGTGCTGCCCGACGCCAAGACGAAGTGGAGCCACGTGTGGATAGGCGCCTCCGTCACGGCTATCCTGTTCGTCATCGGCAAATACATCCTGAACATCTACTTTCAGCACGATCCGCTGGCGGACACGTACGGTGCGGCGGGCTCCCTGGTCCTCATCCTGGTGTGGGTATACTATGCGTCTGTCATCTTCCTGTTCGGGGCGGAGTTCACGCAGGTGTACGCCCGCGTCCACGACCGGGGCATCAAACCGCAGGACAACGCTGTGAAAGTAGAAAAGAAGGAGATAGAGACGGACGGTTGATATATGGAACCGTATTGTGGCAGGCGC
This window of the Pontibacter russatus genome carries:
- a CDS encoding DinB family protein, yielding MEGVDDDLLNTPQAGGKWSIAQHIAHSLLVAKKAMQYVQHKLAQQDNLRPVALSHPIRSLLLKLALHSGKRY
- a CDS encoding class I SAM-dependent methyltransferase; translated protein: MKNDPMGAAMLDYLNGDADAGVVVISSLTEDDVMPAYYLFRDVAEMPELELLALEACRGNTLDVGAGAGSHSLALQEQGKEVTAVDFSAGAAEVMRRRGVRQVLHQDVLELKNGQYDTLLLLMNGIGIAGNLMGLVRFLKHLRTLLKPGGQILLESSDILYMYEDEDGSVLLDLNAGYYGEVKYNMTYKDHETGWFNWLFIDAAILEDYAVEEGFEFELLYEGEHGNYLARLWLS
- a CDS encoding YihY/virulence factor BrkB family protein translates to MKKSFKTNWEITKQTCKDFIDDNPLDYAAIIGFYTIFSLPAVLIITIRIAGAVFGEEAVRGQVVDQIGGVVGRNSAEQIQSIIENASRSDATTIGTIVGVATMIFTATTVFVALQDSINAIWEVKAKPEKGWWKLVVDRVLSLALVVSLGFLLLVSLSVDIVMGVIYDYLREQLTGVAVYLVTVGNVIISVLVCVLIFATIFKVLPDAKTKWSHVWIGASVTAILFVIGKYILNIYFQHDPLADTYGAAGSLVLILVWVYYASVIFLFGAEFTQVYARVHDRGIKPQDNAVKVEKKEIETDG